The proteins below are encoded in one region of Drosophila santomea strain STO CAGO 1482 chromosome 3R, Prin_Dsan_1.1, whole genome shotgun sequence:
- the LOC120454527 gene encoding maternal effect protein oskar — MAAVTSEFPSKPISYTSTNTSAKTYYLKSVKKRVTTCFQQLREKLQASGSFRKSSTSRLYKIFVKADFAACGERFQRIFKSARKTESPELWKVPLAHDLTTTSRQSSQQLRIVARLFSSTQISTREITYTNSNSNNSSYSFRRRKSESHRSNMTIIESNYIGVREDYPDIDTEVRAILLSHAQNGITISNIKSEYRKLTGNTFPLHDNVTDFLLTIPNVTAECSESGKRIFNLKANLKNRHLLDMVLNQKQRTGTANGTSDYSSGAQSVENMPRAPPRYWKNSFKRRPLSQLNDNLNTVPKLTDDEQTKESATRPPDSLHQMANEAAESNWCYQDNWKHLNNFYQQSSVNAPKMPVPVNIYSDAPEERIHLDAPGHQPSCRTQNQKTQQTTENRHLGIFVHPFNDMNVMKRRHEMTPTPTILTSGTYSDSLLTINSDYDAYLLDFPLMGDDFMLYLARMELKCRFRRHERVLQSGLCVSGLTINGARNRLKRVQLPEGTQIIVNIGSVDIMRGKPLVQIEHDFRLLIKEMHNMRLVPILTNLAPLANYCHDKVLCDKIHRFNKFIRSECCHLKVIDIHSCLINERGVVRFDCFQSSPRQVSGSKEPYLFWNKIGRQRVLQVIETSLEY, encoded by the exons ATGGCCGCAGTCACAAGTGAATTCCCCAGCAAACCGATCAGTTATACCAGCACCAATACTTCCGCCAAAACCTATTATCTTAAGTCCGTGAAAAAGCGGGTGACCACGTGTTTCCAGCAGCTGCGCGAAAAACTCCAGGCATCCGGTTCCTTTCGCAAGAGCTCCACCAGCCGCCTCTACAAGATCTTCGTAAAGGCCGATTTCGCCGCCTGCGGTGAACGCTTTCAGAGGATCTTCAAATCGGCGCGAAAAACCGAATCGCCGGAGTTGTGGAAGGTGCCATTGGCCCATGACCTCACCACCACCAGCCGGCAGAGCAGCCAGCAGTTGCGAATCGTAGCCAGACTCTTCTCATCCACTCAGATTTCCACCAGGGAAATCACCtacaccaacagcaacagcaacaacagcagctaTAGCTTCAGGAGGCGGAAAAGCGAGAGCCACCGGAGCAATATGACCATCATCGAGAGCAACTATATAGGCGTGCGCGAGGATTATCCCGATATAGATACCGAGGTGCGCGCCATATTGCTGAGCCACGCCCAGAATGGAATCACGATATCGAACATCAAGA GTGAATATCGAAAACTGACGGGCAATACATTTCCACTGCACGACAACGTGACGGACTTCCTGCTGACCATTCCCAATGTGACCGCCGAGTGCAGCGAGTCCGGGAAGCGGATCTTCAACCTGAAGGCGAACCTGAAGAACCGTCACCTCCTGGACATGGTTCTCAACCAGAAGCAGCGCACCGGCACCGCCAACGGCACCAGCGACTACAGCAGCGGAGCTCAGTCCGTGGAGAACATGCCCCGGGCACCACCACGCTACTGGAAGAATTCCTTCAAGCGTAGGCCTCTGTCCCAGCTGAACGACAACCTGAACACCGTGCCCAAGCTTACGGATGATGAACAGACCAAGGAGAGCGCCACCAGACCACCGGATTCGCTGCACCAAATGGCCAATGAGGCAGCGGAGTCGAACTGGTGCTACCAGGATAATTGGAAGCATCT AAACAACTTCTACCAGCAATCCAGCGTAAATGCGCCCAAAATGCCAGTACCCGTTAACATCTACAGCGATGCCCCGGAGGAACGAATCCATTTGGATGCACCTGGGCATCAGCCAAGCTGCAGAACCCAAAACCAGAAAACCCAACAGACGACTGAGAACCGCCACTTGGGCATCTTTGTGCATCCATTCAACGATATGAACGTAATGAAGAGACGCCACGAAATgacgcccacgcccacgaTTTTAACCAGTGGAACCTACAGCGATTCTCTGCTGACGATTAACTCCGATTACGATGCCTATCTGTTGGACTTTCCGCTTATGGGCGATGATTTTATGCTATATCTCGCCCGAATGGAGCTAAAGTGCCGATTTAGACGGCACGAGCGAGTCCTTCAATCAGGACTTTGTGTATCCGGACTGACGATCAATGGTGCCCGAAATCGTTTGAAAAGAGTGCAACTACCGGAGGGTACGCAGATCATCGTCAATATCGGATCGGTGGACATTATGCGTGGCAAGCCTTTGGTTCAGATCGAACACGATTTTCGGCTGCTGATCAAGGAGATGCACAATATGCGACTTGTGCCGATCCTCACAAATCTGGCACCGCTGGCCAACTATTGCCACGATAAGGTATTGTGTGATAAGATCCACCGATTCAACAAGTTTATCCGAAGCGAGTGCTGCCACCTAAAAGTCATCGACATACACTCCTGCCTGATTAACGAACGGGGTGTTGTGCGATTTGATTGTTTTCAGAG CTCACCACGCCAAGTCAGCGGTTCCAAGGAACCCTATCTGTTCTGGAACAAAATCGGTCGGCAGCGCGTGCTGCAAGTTATTGAAACGAGTCTGGAGTATTAG